The Streptomyces sp. CC0208 genome window below encodes:
- a CDS encoding alpha/beta hydrolase — protein MVTSYRKAPTRTLTAGGVTFAYRDLGPRAGVPVVFITHLAAVLDNWDPRVVDGIAARRRVITFDNRGVGASSGTTPKTIEEMARDAVTFVRGLGLEHVDIHGFSMGGMIAQVIAQDEPQLVRRLVLTGTGPAGGEGIKNVTRLSHLDTLRALFTLQDPKQFLFFTRTAAGRRAGKQFLARLKERTHDRDKAISLTSYFAQLKAIHRWGLAQPQDLSVIRQPVFVANGDNDRMVPTKNSFELARRLPNADLVVYPDAGHGGIFQFHEQFVAEALDFLER, from the coding sequence GTGGTGACGTCGTACAGGAAGGCGCCCACCCGCACGCTCACCGCCGGGGGAGTGACCTTTGCCTACCGCGACCTCGGCCCGAGGGCCGGCGTCCCGGTGGTCTTCATCACCCACCTCGCCGCGGTCCTGGACAACTGGGACCCCCGGGTCGTCGACGGCATCGCCGCCAGGCGTCGCGTCATCACCTTCGACAACAGGGGCGTCGGCGCATCAAGTGGCACGACGCCGAAGACCATCGAGGAGATGGCGAGGGACGCCGTCACCTTCGTCCGGGGACTCGGGCTCGAGCATGTCGACATTCACGGCTTCTCGATGGGCGGCATGATCGCCCAGGTGATCGCGCAGGACGAACCGCAACTCGTCCGCAGGCTGGTTCTCACGGGCACCGGCCCCGCGGGCGGTGAGGGCATCAAGAATGTGACCCGCCTGTCCCATCTCGACACCCTCCGGGCTCTGTTCACCCTCCAGGACCCGAAGCAGTTCCTCTTCTTCACCCGCACCGCGGCCGGGCGCCGGGCCGGGAAACAATTCCTGGCCCGGCTCAAGGAGCGCACCCACGACCGCGACAAGGCGATCTCCCTCACGTCCTACTTCGCCCAGCTCAAGGCCATCCACCGCTGGGGGCTGGCGCAGCCCCAGGACCTCTCCGTCATCCGTCAGCCCGTGTTCGTCGCCAACGGCGACAACGACAGGATGGTGCCGACGAAGAACTCGTTCGAACTGGCCCGGCGGCTGCCGAACGCTGACCTGGTCGTCTATCCCGACGCCGGCCACGGGGGCATCTTCCAGTTCCACGAGCAGTTCGTGGCGGAAGCCCTCGACTTCCTCGAGCGGTAG